The genomic interval GTCGGCGGCGCAGGGGACCATCTTCGCCGAGAAGGTGGCAGCCATGACGGAAATGGTGGGTCGGCTGGGGCCGCTGGAATGGCGCGACACGGTCGAAGATCCCGTGCCGCAGATGAAGGTGCTATCGCTTGAGGAGGTCGCACATGGCTAGTACCAATGGCAAACCCAAGCTGGCTCTGTACTGGGCGTCCTCCTGCGGAGGTTGCGAGATCGCGGTACTGGCCACCCACGAAAAGCTACTCGATGTGGCGGAGGCTTTTGACATTGTCTTCTGGCCGTGCGCGATGGACTTCAAGCAGGCGGAGGTGGAGGCGATGGCCGATGGCGAGATCGACGTCTGCCTGTTCAATGGCGCGATCCGCAACGACCATAACGCCCATATGGCCCATCTGCTGCGCCAGAAGAGCAAAGTGCTGGTGGCCTTTGGTAGTTGCGCCAATGAAGGGTGCATGCCCGGCCTGGCCAACTTCACCGATCGCGAGCATATCCTGCGCTTCATCTACCAGGATTCGCCCAGCACCGATAACCCCCAGGGCGTGAGGCCGCAACTCCGGACGGAAGTGCCGGAAGGCACACTGGAACTGCCGGAATTCTGGAATACGGTCAAGACGCTCGATCAGGTTGTGCCGGTCGACTACTATCTGCCTGGCTGCCCGCCGGAGGCCAAGTGGGTCGTCGCCGCGGTGGAAGCCATTCTGACCAACAAGCTGCCACCGCCCGGCTCGGTGATCGGCATGGATGTAGCCGTCTGTGATGAGTGTCCGCGCAAGCGTGACGTCAAAAAGATCACCCGCTTCTACCGACCCCAAGAGATCGTCCCCGATCCGGAGATTTGCCTGTTGGAACAGGGACTGTTCTGCGCCGGGATCGCCACGCGGGCCGGTTGCGGGGCGCTGTGCCCGTCGGTCAACATGGGCTGCCGGGGCTGCTACGGCCCGGTGGAGGGCGTGGAGGATATCGGCGCGCGGTTGATCAGTGCTGTTGCGTCGGTCATCGAGGCCAAGACGCCGGAGGAGATCGACGCCGTGCTCGATACGCTGCCCGACCCGGCGGGGTACTTCTACCGCTTCAGCCTGGCGCGTTCCTTCCTGCGGCGGACGCGGATGGGCCAGCAGGATGGGCGCCGGGTCGCCGAGCCAATCGCAGAAGTCCCGCGCCTTGAGCCTGAACTGGCGGATTAGGAGGCCGACGATGAAACAAATCACCATTGACCCCATCACCCGCCTGGAAGGGCACGGCAAGATCGAGATCTTCCTGGATGACGCCGGCGAGGTCGCCAATACCTACTTCCAGGTGCCGGAGTTACGCGGCTTTGAAGTGTTTTGCCTGGGGCGACCGGCGGAAGAGATGCCCCGGCTGACCAACCGCATTTGCGGTGTCTGTCCGGAAGCGCATCACATGGCAGCGGCCAAGGCGCTCGACGCGCTCTATCATGTCGATCCGCCGCCCGCTGGCAAGAAGCTGCGCGAGTTGTTCTACTCGGCCTTTTACGTCACCGACCACACCACGCACTTCTACGCCCTGGGCGGGCCGGATTTCGTCGTCGGGCCAGATGCGCCCGCTGCCCAGCGCAACATCCTGGGGGTGATCGCCGCCGCGGGCAAAGAGGCCGGTCTGCGCGTGATCAACACGCGCAAGAAGAATCATGAAGTGATCAAGATCATCGGCGGGCGGGCCATCCACCCGGTGGCAGCCCTGCCCGGCGGCATGAGCAAGGCCATCAACGAGGCGGAGCGCCAGTTCATCGAGCAGGTGGCGCGGGAAAATGTGGAGTTCGCCCTGTGGTCGCTGGAACTGTTCGACCAGATCGTGCTCAAGAACAGCGGCTATGTCGACCTGATCGTCAGCGATGCTTATACCCAGAAGACCTACTATATGGGCCTGCTGGACGAGAACAACCATGTCAACTTCTACGATGGCATGATCGCCGTGGTCGATCCTGAGGGCAAGATGTTCGCCCGCTTTGAGCCGCGCGACTACACCAAACACATCGCCGAGCATGTTGAGCCGTACAGCTACCTCAAGTATCCGTACCTGAAGAACGTGGGCTGGAAGGGCTTTGTTGACGGCAAAGACTCCGGCATGTACGCCTGCACGCCGCTCAGCCGCCTGAATGTTGCCGACGGTATGGCTACCCCCAAGGCTCAGGAGGCCTACGAGAAGTTCTACGCCACTCTGGGCGGCAAGCCGGTGCATCATACTTTAGCGACCCACTGGGCGCGTCTGGTTGAACTGCTCTATGCCGCCGAGCGG from Anaerolineae bacterium carries:
- a CDS encoding oxidoreductase, which encodes MASTNGKPKLALYWASSCGGCEIAVLATHEKLLDVAEAFDIVFWPCAMDFKQAEVEAMADGEIDVCLFNGAIRNDHNAHMAHLLRQKSKVLVAFGSCANEGCMPGLANFTDREHILRFIYQDSPSTDNPQGVRPQLRTEVPEGTLELPEFWNTVKTLDQVVPVDYYLPGCPPEAKWVVAAVEAILTNKLPPPGSVIGMDVAVCDECPRKRDVKKITRFYRPQEIVPDPEICLLEQGLFCAGIATRAGCGALCPSVNMGCRGCYGPVEGVEDIGARLISAVASVIEAKTPEEIDAVLDTLPDPAGYFYRFSLARSFLRRTRMGQQDGRRVAEPIAEVPRLEPELAD
- a CDS encoding Ni/Fe hydrogenase subunit alpha, translated to MKQITIDPITRLEGHGKIEIFLDDAGEVANTYFQVPELRGFEVFCLGRPAEEMPRLTNRICGVCPEAHHMAAAKALDALYHVDPPPAGKKLRELFYSAFYVTDHTTHFYALGGPDFVVGPDAPAAQRNILGVIAAAGKEAGLRVINTRKKNHEVIKIIGGRAIHPVAALPGGMSKAINEAERQFIEQVARENVEFALWSLELFDQIVLKNSGYVDLIVSDAYTQKTYYMGLLDENNHVNFYDGMIAVVDPEGKMFARFEPRDYTKHIAEHVEPYSYLKYPYLKNVGWKGFVDGKDSGMYACTPLSRLNVADGMATPKAQEAYEKFYATLGGKPVHHTLATHWARLVELLYAAERMLELATDPEITSPNVRKIPTEKPDVGIGTVEAPRGTLTHHYETDEKGILTRVNLIVGTTNNNAPITYSIKKAAKAMIRGGVVNDGILNRIEMAFRSYDPCLSCATHSLPGQMPLEVLVYDSSGALVERRAQYVD